The genomic window CCCTTGCGATATGAGGCGCTCTACGAGACTGCTGAGTTCCAGTAGGTCGGTGAGGCTGCACAGTGCGCGCCCGTTTCCCGCGACAACCTCAAGGCTGGGCACGGCTGCATCGGTCCATTGCGGCGGAACAGAGCAAATCCGGCCATCGTCAAAGCGCAGCAGCAACAGCTTGCCCGCTCGGTTACCGCGCTTCCCAACGCAGGCACCGTGCTGCCCGGAATACGGATGAAAGGGGTGAGTCACCATCACAAACTGCAACGGGGACGATGAACCGCCTGCATTTCCAAGTGAGTTACAAGCGTCTGGAGGATGGTGAGTTCCGCTGGCCGAAAGTCCATGACGGCATGATGCGGCTGACGGCCGCGCAGCTGTCGGCGCTGCTCGAAGGTCTCGACTGGCGGCGGGTCCATGAAGCCCGCCGGACCCGCGTTCCGGTGCAGGCGGGGTGATCCGCGACCAAGTGAATCAGCCCGGATTCCACTGTCGCCCGGCGCCGGCGAATATGATCTGATCCGCTCATGGCGATGACGGCTGACCAGCTTCCCGACGATCCGGATGCGCTGAAGGCGATGGTCCTGGCCCGCGATGTCGAGAACGCCCGGCTGATCCAGATCATCAAGGAATTGCAGCGTCACCGCTTCGGCCGAAGAGCTGAGACGCTCCCCGAGGATCAGTTGCTGCTGGGGCTCGAAGAGGCCGAACAGATCGAGGCCGCCGGTGACGAAGAGCAGGCACAGACCGCTCTTGGCGAACGTCAGGCGCGTGTCACCAAGCGCAGGGCGAACCGCGGCGCGTTGCCACCCCATCTGCCGCGCACGGAGATGGTCGTCGACATCGAGGACCATGCCTGCCCGTGCTGCCGCAATAGCCTGCATCGGATCGGTGAGGACGTGAGCGAGCGGCTCGATATCGTTCCGGCGCAGCTGCGTGTGATCGTCGTGCGCAGACCCAAATATGCCTGCCGGGCCTGCGAGGACGTGGTGGTTCAGGCTCCCGCGCCGGCCCGGCTGATCGAGGGTGGTCTTCCGACCGAGGCAACGGTCGCCCAGGTGCTGGTCTCAAAATATGCCGATCACCTTCCGCTCTATCGCCAGGCGCAGATCTACGCCCGGCAGGGCATCAATCTCGATCGCTCTACGCTCGCCGACTGGGTCGGCCGCGCCGCCTGGCACCTACGTCCGGTGCATGAGCGGCTGCTTGGCAAGTTGAAGACTTCACCAAAACTCTTCGCCGACGAGACGACCGCGCCGGTGCTCGATCCCGGCCGCGGCAAGACCAAGACTGGACAGCTCTGGGCCTATGCCCGCGATGACCGACCATGGGAAGGGAGCGACCCGCCGGGCGTCGCCTATGTCTATGCGCCGGACCGGAAGGCCGAGCGTCCGATCGCTCATCTGGCGGGCTTTGCCGGAATCCTGCAGGTCGACGGCTATGGCGGCTATCGCGTGCTCGCCGACAAGAGCGGCGTCGTGCTCGCGTTCTGCTGGGCACATGTGCGCCGGCGCTTCTATGAACTCGCCGCGGCCGGTCCCGCGCCGATCGCCAGCGAGGTGCTGAGACGGATCTCTGAACTCTATCGCATTGAAGACGACATTCGTGGACGATCCGCCGAGCAGCGTCGTGCCATGCGCCAGGAAAAGAGTCGCCCCATCGTCGCCGATCTTGAGCCGTGGCTGCGTGAGAAACTCGGGCTGATCAGCCAGAAGACAAAGCTCGCCGAGGCGATCCGCTACACGCTCTCGCGCTGGGAAGGCCTCTCGCGCTTCCTCAACGACGGCCGCATCGAGATCGACAGCAACACCGTCGAGCGCTCGATCCGTCCGATCGCGCTCAATCGGAAGAACGCCTTGTTTGCTGGCTCCGACGGCGGCGCCGAGCACTGGGCCGTCGTCGCCTCGCTGATCGAAACCTGCAAGCTCAACGGCGTCGAGCCACTCGCCTACCTCGCCGATGTCCTCACCAGGATCGTCAACGGCCACCCAAACAGCAAGATCGACGATCTCCTGCCATATGCCTATATCCGGGCCATCGAACTCAGGGCCGTGGCCTGAGGTCAGCGCTTACTGATGATGGCAACACAACGGAGGAAGTCATGGCCAACGCACCAAGCACGATCATCGCCGCAGAACACCTCTCACTTGATGGCGTGTATCAGGCGCCAGCACGCACGGACGAAGATAACCGTGGGGGGTTTAAGCACGGGGGCTGGACAGTAGGAGATCATGACCCCGCCCTGGAAGAGGTCGTCGGCAAACATATGAGCGGCGGCTGGGCGCTGCTGGCCGGACGCATCACATATGAGGACCTTTACGAAGGATGGCACGTACGGCAGCCGGACAGTCCGATGACCAAGGCTTTGACAAATGTGCAGAAGTTCGTGGTCACCAGAAATGCAAGTTACCGACTGCCGTGGGAGAACTCGACTCTGCTCGCCGGCGATCCGTGCGCCAACGTTGCCAAGCTAAAGAAGACCGTCGGCACACCCCTCATCATCTTCGGCGCCGGAGAGTTGGTGCGCTCGCTTATGCAGGACAATCTCATCGACACCTTCATCCTAATGATCCACCCGCTCGTGATTGGGGAGGGACGTCGCCTGTTCGATGACACCGTGGTCTTCACTAAGCTTGAACTTGCGGACAAGCTCATCACAAAGACCGGTGTGATCGTGGGGACCTACAAACCAAAGCCGATGGCGATGTCGGCGTCGCCGATCGTTCGCTGAAGCTGCTTGAGAACTATCTGAAGCGATTGCTGCCCGAGCAACTCGAGGGCTTCAGGGCATCCTCCAGGTCGACGGTTATGGCGCCTACCGCACTCTCCCGACAAGCGTGCGGTGACACTCGCTTCTGCTGGCGCACGTTCGCAGGCCCTTCTATGAATTGGCCGCAGCCGGTCCCGCACCGATCGCCGACAAGGATAGCCGAGTTCTACAAAATCGAGGACGACATCCGCGGCCGGTCGGTCGAGGAACGTCGCGCCGTGCGCTAGGAGAGGAGCCGTTCGATCGTTGCCGATCTCGACCCCTGGTTGCGCGAGAAGCTCGGCCTCATCAGCCAGAAGACCAAGCTTGCCGAGGCCATCCGCTACACGCTCTCGCGCCGGGAGGGCCCGCTTCCTGGACGACGGCCGCATCGAGATTGACAGCAACGTCATCGAACGCTCCATCCGCGGAATAGCGCTTAGCCGCAAGAACGCACTCTTCGCCGGCTCCGATGGCGGCGCCGAGCATTGGGCGATCATCGCGCCTCGCTCATCGAAACCTGCAAGCTCAACGGCGTCGTGCCGCCCGGATATCTCGCCTGCGCGCTCACCAAAATCGTCAACGGCCATCCTAACAGCCAGATCGACGAACTCCTGCCCTGGGCCTATATCCGCGCCTCGGAGCTCAAGGCCGTGGCCTGAGAACACCGCTTACATTGGAAGTGGCTGTCCGCAAACGCAAAATCCCTCCGACTGGAGCACAGCCATGCCGATGTTCCTAGGAAGCATTTTCGGCCTAAGAAGGAATGGCCCGCGCCTGTTGCACAGAGCGCGGGCCGACCAATGAGGGACGTTGGCCAGCGGCCTTTATCCGGGGAGATGCGCGCCGCTATTCAGCAAACAAGCAAGCGCCCCCAACGTTCCCGCCGTTGAATAAAAGGTTTTGGCAGCAGACCCTCGCAGCCGGACACGCGAAGCCTTTGCGCTGAAATGGCTCCCGAACTGAAAACGGCCCCAAACCCGGATGAAAACCAGCCCCGCGAAGTACACAGAGAAAGCCCGCCGCTCGGAGGGGTACGGGGAGCGACGGGCCTTTCTTGTGACGGATGTGCTATAGCGAAGCCGCCGCGTGATAATAATGA from Mesorhizobium sp. AR02 includes these protein-coding regions:
- a CDS encoding dihydrofolate reductase family protein, whose translation is MANAPSTIIAAEHLSLDGVYQAPARTDEDNRGGFKHGGWTVGDHDPALEEVVGKHMSGGWALLAGRITYEDLYEGWHVRQPDSPMTKALTNVQKFVVTRNASYRLPWENSTLLAGDPCANVAKLKKTVGTPLIIFGAGELVRSLMQDNLIDTFILMIHPLVIGEGRRLFDDTVVFTKLELADKLITKTGVIVGTYKPKPMAMSASPIVR
- the tnpB gene encoding transposase; its protein translation is MNRLHFQVSYKRLEDGEFRWPKVHDGMMRLTAAQLSALLEGLDWRRVHEARRTRVPVQAG
- a CDS encoding DUF5372 family protein — encoded protein: MVTHPFHPYSGQHGACVGKRGNRAGKLLLLRFDDGRICSVPPQWTDAAVPSLEVVAGNGRALCSLTDLLELSSLVERLISQGRCATPQDCKGNFADVVRKITPQNPWGLR
- the tnpC gene encoding IS66 family transposase, with protein sequence MAMTADQLPDDPDALKAMVLARDVENARLIQIIKELQRHRFGRRAETLPEDQLLLGLEEAEQIEAAGDEEQAQTALGERQARVTKRRANRGALPPHLPRTEMVVDIEDHACPCCRNSLHRIGEDVSERLDIVPAQLRVIVVRRPKYACRACEDVVVQAPAPARLIEGGLPTEATVAQVLVSKYADHLPLYRQAQIYARQGINLDRSTLADWVGRAAWHLRPVHERLLGKLKTSPKLFADETTAPVLDPGRGKTKTGQLWAYARDDRPWEGSDPPGVAYVYAPDRKAERPIAHLAGFAGILQVDGYGGYRVLADKSGVVLAFCWAHVRRRFYELAAAGPAPIASEVLRRISELYRIEDDIRGRSAEQRRAMRQEKSRPIVADLEPWLREKLGLISQKTKLAEAIRYTLSRWEGLSRFLNDGRIEIDSNTVERSIRPIALNRKNALFAGSDGGAEHWAVVASLIETCKLNGVEPLAYLADVLTRIVNGHPNSKIDDLLPYAYIRAIELRAVA